One window of the Salminus brasiliensis chromosome 1, fSalBra1.hap2, whole genome shotgun sequence genome contains the following:
- the themis gene encoding protein THEMIS isoform X2 codes for MAMTLTEFTRSLDPKTLPRILQIQSGFYCQGAVYELFGRECCLSTGDLMKIIDISITKFIAYTADATEIKLPLEYPGLFRIVMDTQPYLSIQEIVDSLKISSHRLGQPTFISADQIQLPQDSVKEGDSFQITAVSEDDQGGGHVDCELLHREPKLSFRLDLSQQGRFTECEDDQFYTLRELAEWKIPKGRKRTVTAANAPPTKDVLFATQLENMCGELTLTPVYELQAVMEFRKSIALIPSNMDVEVMDVTEQFDVNTFIQPFSLQDVSQKPSEIFPMVADIIERPLAERHIPEELLNLIHSDQVIVHKAYEAKRTLATEIRQESARHFLIPTTYKGRFKRRPREFPTAYDLEQACSDTEQLHVVATRGFDSTYSGLASVIAGDQFIVKKSKMKELAGNETRDAVDALGCMKIKGKTHESVHLPMCLDGGFMEVVHDKRQYSIDEVCNRFPFPFNVKVSVRDLSFKEDILASVPGLRIEEQITDPYLLISTVDLSSWWEVPVNRLHMTVHLEKSWTGGVPTTGVNSAVEEIPEDCYYTMRRYAFTTVMPPPRPPKKPKRPPARPAKPQPIPRPEKPTNISASSSPKSPRPAVISRDNSTDPSNSTAENERAVPLSPATLPKPVLQKCKTHEFIHLLLQEDTALRMYV; via the exons ATGGCAATGACACTAACGGAGTTCACGCGCTCCCTGGACCCTAAAACACTGCCCAGGATTCTGCAGATTCAGTCTGGATTTTACTGCCAAG GCGCTGTCTACGAGCTGTTTGGAAGAGAATGCTGTCTCTCTACTGGAGACTTGATGAAGATCATTGACATCAGCATCACCAAGTTCATAGCATACACTGCTGATGCCACAGAGATCAAACTGCCATTAGAGTATCCAG GTCTCTTCAGGATTGTGATGGACACCCAGCCATATCTGAGCATTCAGGAGATTGTGGATTCTCTCAAGATCAGTTCCCACAGACTTGGCCAGCCCACCTTCATCTCAGCCGATCAAATCCAGCTTCCCCAAGACTCTGTGAAGGAGGGAGACAGCTTCCAAATCACAGCCGTCTCTGAAGATGACCAGGGCGGCGGTCATGTTGACTGTGAGCTTCTCCACAGGGAGCCTAAGCTTAGCTTCAGGCTGGACCTCTCACAGCAAGGCCGCTTCACAGAGTGTGAAGACGACCAGTTTTACACCCTGCGGGAGCTGGCTGAGTGGAAGATCCCCAAGGGCAGGAAGAGGACGGTAACTGCAGCcaatgctccacccacaaaggACGTGTTGTTTGCCACTCAACTGGAAAACATGTGTGGGGAGTTGACACTGACTCCAGTGTATGAGCTCCAGGCTGTGATGGAGT TCAGGAAAAGCATTGCTCTCATCCCCTCCAACATGGACGTTGAGGTTATGGACGTGACAGAGCAGTTTGACGTGAACACTTTTATCCAGCCTTTTTCCCTTCAGGACGTGTCTCAGAAGCCTTCAGAAATCTTCCCCATGGTGGCTGACATAATTGAACGACCTTTGGCTGAGAGGCACATACCGGAGGAGTTGTTAAATCTAATACATTCGGATCAAGTCATCGTCCATAAGGCTTATGAAGCCAAGCGGACTCTTGCTACAGAAATCCGTCAAGAATCGGCAAGACATTTTCTCATTCCCACAACCTATAAGGGGCGGTTTAAGCGACGGCCTCGCGAGTTTCCCACAGCTTACGATCTGGAACAGGCCTGCAGTGACACGGAGCAGTTGCATGTGGTGGCCACCAGGGGCTTTGACTCAACCTATAGTGGATTAGCATCTGTTATAGCAGGGGATCAATTTATagtgaagaaaagcaaaatgaagGAACTCGCTGGTAATGAAACTAGGGATGCAGTGGATGCCTTGGGTTGTATGAAGATCAAAGGGAAGACTCATGAATCTGTTCATCTCCCAATGTGCCTGGATGGCGGATTTATGGAAGTTGTGCATGACAAAAGACAATACTCTATTGATGAGGTCTGCAATCGATTCCCGTTTCCATTCAATGTTAAAGTGTCAGTTCGTGACCTTTCATTCAAAGAGGACATTTTGGCCAGTGTTCCAGGCCTACGCATCGAGGAACAAATCACAGACCCCTACCTCCTCATCTCAACCGTTGACCTATCCAGTTGGTGGGAGGTGCCGGTAAATCGCCTGCACATGACTGTCCACCTGGAAAAAAGCTGGACAGGTGGTGTCCCTACCACTGGAGTGAATTCAGCTGTTGAAGAGATCCCTGAGGACTGTTATTACACCATGAGAAGGTATGCCTTCACTACGGTCATGCCTCCACCAAGACCCCCTAAAAAACCCAAACGGCCTCCAGCAAGACCAGCCAAACCTCAGCCCATTCCCCGACCTGAGAAGCCCACAAACATCTCTGCCAGTTCCTCTCCAAAG AGTCCTCGGCCTGCTGTAATTAGTAGAGACAACTCCACAGACCCCAGTAACTCTACAGCAGAAAATGAGAGAGCAGTTCCCTTAAGTCCTGCTACTTTGCCAAAACCTGTCCTGCAGAAATGTAAGACACATGAGTTCATACACCTG CTGTTACAAGAGGACACAGCCTTGAGGATGTATGTATAA
- the themis gene encoding protein THEMIS isoform X1, with product MAMTLTEFTRSLDPKTLPRILQIQSGFYCQGAVYELFGRECCLSTGDLMKIIDISITKFIAYTADATEIKLPLEYPGLFRIVMDTQPYLSIQEIVDSLKISSHRLGQPTFISADQIQLPQDSVKEGDSFQITAVSEDDQGGGHVDCELLHREPKLSFRLDLSQQGRFTECEDDQFYTLRELAEWKIPKGRKRTVTAANAPPTKDVLFATQLENMCGELTLTPVYELQAVMEFRKSIALIPSNMDVEVMDVTEQFDVNTFIQPFSLQDVSQKPSEIFPMVADIIERPLAERHIPEELLNLIHSDQVIVHKAYEAKRTLATEIRQESARHFLIPTTYKGRFKRRPREFPTAYDLEQACSDTEQLHVVATRGFDSTYSGLASVIAGDQFIVKKSKMKELAGNETRDAVDALGCMKIKGKTHESVHLPMCLDGGFMEVVHDKRQYSIDEVCNRFPFPFNVKVSVRDLSFKEDILASVPGLRIEEQITDPYLLISTVDLSSWWEVPVNRLHMTVHLEKSWTGGVPTTGVNSAVEEIPEDCYYTMRRYAFTTVMPPPRPPKKPKRPPARPAKPQPIPRPEKPTNISASSSPKSPRPAVISRDNSTDPSNSTAENERAVPLSPATLPKPVLQKSVTRGHSLEDVCINRPDDDDPHDYEYIDEDELENIRKQFHEQSISISAKGKPSNTI from the exons ATGGCAATGACACTAACGGAGTTCACGCGCTCCCTGGACCCTAAAACACTGCCCAGGATTCTGCAGATTCAGTCTGGATTTTACTGCCAAG GCGCTGTCTACGAGCTGTTTGGAAGAGAATGCTGTCTCTCTACTGGAGACTTGATGAAGATCATTGACATCAGCATCACCAAGTTCATAGCATACACTGCTGATGCCACAGAGATCAAACTGCCATTAGAGTATCCAG GTCTCTTCAGGATTGTGATGGACACCCAGCCATATCTGAGCATTCAGGAGATTGTGGATTCTCTCAAGATCAGTTCCCACAGACTTGGCCAGCCCACCTTCATCTCAGCCGATCAAATCCAGCTTCCCCAAGACTCTGTGAAGGAGGGAGACAGCTTCCAAATCACAGCCGTCTCTGAAGATGACCAGGGCGGCGGTCATGTTGACTGTGAGCTTCTCCACAGGGAGCCTAAGCTTAGCTTCAGGCTGGACCTCTCACAGCAAGGCCGCTTCACAGAGTGTGAAGACGACCAGTTTTACACCCTGCGGGAGCTGGCTGAGTGGAAGATCCCCAAGGGCAGGAAGAGGACGGTAACTGCAGCcaatgctccacccacaaaggACGTGTTGTTTGCCACTCAACTGGAAAACATGTGTGGGGAGTTGACACTGACTCCAGTGTATGAGCTCCAGGCTGTGATGGAGT TCAGGAAAAGCATTGCTCTCATCCCCTCCAACATGGACGTTGAGGTTATGGACGTGACAGAGCAGTTTGACGTGAACACTTTTATCCAGCCTTTTTCCCTTCAGGACGTGTCTCAGAAGCCTTCAGAAATCTTCCCCATGGTGGCTGACATAATTGAACGACCTTTGGCTGAGAGGCACATACCGGAGGAGTTGTTAAATCTAATACATTCGGATCAAGTCATCGTCCATAAGGCTTATGAAGCCAAGCGGACTCTTGCTACAGAAATCCGTCAAGAATCGGCAAGACATTTTCTCATTCCCACAACCTATAAGGGGCGGTTTAAGCGACGGCCTCGCGAGTTTCCCACAGCTTACGATCTGGAACAGGCCTGCAGTGACACGGAGCAGTTGCATGTGGTGGCCACCAGGGGCTTTGACTCAACCTATAGTGGATTAGCATCTGTTATAGCAGGGGATCAATTTATagtgaagaaaagcaaaatgaagGAACTCGCTGGTAATGAAACTAGGGATGCAGTGGATGCCTTGGGTTGTATGAAGATCAAAGGGAAGACTCATGAATCTGTTCATCTCCCAATGTGCCTGGATGGCGGATTTATGGAAGTTGTGCATGACAAAAGACAATACTCTATTGATGAGGTCTGCAATCGATTCCCGTTTCCATTCAATGTTAAAGTGTCAGTTCGTGACCTTTCATTCAAAGAGGACATTTTGGCCAGTGTTCCAGGCCTACGCATCGAGGAACAAATCACAGACCCCTACCTCCTCATCTCAACCGTTGACCTATCCAGTTGGTGGGAGGTGCCGGTAAATCGCCTGCACATGACTGTCCACCTGGAAAAAAGCTGGACAGGTGGTGTCCCTACCACTGGAGTGAATTCAGCTGTTGAAGAGATCCCTGAGGACTGTTATTACACCATGAGAAGGTATGCCTTCACTACGGTCATGCCTCCACCAAGACCCCCTAAAAAACCCAAACGGCCTCCAGCAAGACCAGCCAAACCTCAGCCCATTCCCCGACCTGAGAAGCCCACAAACATCTCTGCCAGTTCCTCTCCAAAG AGTCCTCGGCCTGCTGTAATTAGTAGAGACAACTCCACAGACCCCAGTAACTCTACAGCAGAAAATGAGAGAGCAGTTCCCTTAAGTCCTGCTACTTTGCCAAAACCTGTCCTGCAGAAAT CTGTTACAAGAGGACACAGCCTTGAGGATGTATGTATAAACAGACCTGATGACGATGACCCCCATGACTATGAATACATTGATGAAGATGAACTCGAGAACATCAGGAAACAGTTCCATGAACAGTCCATTAGCATTTCTGCCAAAGGAAAGCCAAGTAATACAATATGa